A portion of the Sphingorhabdus pulchriflava genome contains these proteins:
- a CDS encoding nucleotidyltransferase family protein gives MSRDAILLVDALRDPATTRDLDAQGWTELLSMARTEQLVGTLAERLKSESVPSKVAEILAEAHINADYQRRSALWEADSARRALTGYEGKVVLLKGTAYVAAGLNAGGGRHIGDLDILVARKDLPEVEQGLLAAGWEWVKPDPYDDAYYRDHMHELPPLIHKERDRMIDVHHTILPLTARRRPDADGMLVEARQIGSGLYVLSNADMICHSAAHLFADGDLAGGLRNLWDIHCLLSEFSSPEFWAQLRERAARHQLSEPVERAVRLAHQLYGTEIPTDWAGWHRQDKWYVARLTARDGWGRSTRKFIRLIFYIRSHWLRMPPLMLAQHLWTKWRRN, from the coding sequence ATGAGCCGCGACGCCATATTGCTGGTCGATGCGCTCCGCGATCCCGCGACGACACGCGATCTGGATGCACAGGGCTGGACCGAATTGCTCTCGATGGCGCGTACCGAACAGTTGGTTGGAACGCTTGCAGAGCGACTCAAATCTGAATCGGTTCCTTCAAAGGTCGCAGAAATCCTTGCAGAAGCGCACATCAATGCCGACTATCAGCGCCGCTCAGCTTTGTGGGAAGCGGACTCTGCCCGGCGCGCTTTGACCGGCTATGAAGGCAAGGTCGTGCTTCTGAAGGGCACGGCCTATGTCGCGGCTGGTCTGAATGCTGGCGGGGGGCGACATATCGGCGATCTCGACATTTTGGTTGCTCGCAAAGATTTGCCAGAGGTTGAGCAGGGATTGCTCGCCGCCGGTTGGGAATGGGTGAAGCCTGACCCTTATGACGATGCTTACTACCGCGACCACATGCACGAACTGCCGCCGCTGATCCACAAGGAACGCGACCGGATGATCGATGTGCACCACACCATCCTGCCACTGACCGCAAGGCGAAGGCCGGATGCTGACGGGATGTTGGTAGAAGCACGACAGATTGGTTCCGGGCTTTACGTGCTCTCAAACGCCGATATGATTTGCCACAGCGCCGCTCACCTCTTTGCCGATGGCGATTTGGCGGGGGGGCTCAGAAATCTCTGGGACATCCATTGCCTTTTGAGCGAATTTTCCAGCCCTGAATTCTGGGCGCAACTGCGCGAGCGTGCGGCGCGCCACCAGCTCTCCGAACCGGTCGAACGCGCCGTCCGGCTTGCGCACCAGCTTTATGGAACCGAAATCCCGACGGATTGGGCCGGCTGGCACCGGCAGGATAAATGGTATGTTGCGCGATTGACTGCCCGCGACGGCTGGGGCCGTTCGACCCGCAAATTCATCCGGCTGATTTTCTACATTCGCTCGCATTGGCTGCGCATGCCGCCACTGATGCTGGCGCAGCATTTATGGACGAAATGGCGCCGAAACTAA
- a CDS encoding c-type cytochrome encodes MRKIALAILAMPLAACGSGEPPPKPLSEAESAMLSPSDPKLAELYAGSCKACHTVKDSLAPLTGDRSVWDTRWTQGEDVLLAAAIQGKKGMPAGGQCFSCTPDDMKALIRFMAGREEKQ; translated from the coding sequence ATGCGAAAAATTGCGCTGGCGATTCTGGCAATGCCACTTGCGGCCTGTGGCAGCGGAGAGCCCCCGCCCAAGCCGCTGAGCGAGGCGGAGAGCGCGATGCTGTCACCATCCGATCCGAAACTCGCCGAACTTTATGCGGGATCGTGCAAGGCATGCCATACCGTCAAAGACTCGCTCGCGCCGCTGACCGGCGACCGCAGCGTTTGGGATACACGCTGGACGCAGGGCGAAGACGTACTGCTTGCAGCTGCCATTCAGGGCAAGAAGGGCATGCCCGCCGGCGGCCAATGTTTCAGCTGCACACCTGATGACATGAAAGCCTTGATCCGCTTCATGGCTGGCCGGGAGGAAAAACAATGA
- a CDS encoding HprK-related kinase A has product MHEFRVQVGPAAFRIGSAWRAPIDQMVELYRDYPQPDFTDFTVRLEPTGWLRRWLRPSVAIGGDYMLPDAAPLPLEQGLLAAEMAMNLQMALGWRRHLLLHASAVERDGRVLVMTGQSGSGKSTLSALLGSQGWRFLGDEFVLLDPMTGDAVPFPRLISLKNSAIAAMLLAQPDGRFGPLLAGTPKGDIRHMVPPSDAIARMGQSGTSALLLFPRYGYPGAVREVAPGETFMRLTQASTNYVALGEAGFTTLTGFVRSVPSRAIDYQSGEEAIALVEKLWERLA; this is encoded by the coding sequence ATGCATGAGTTTCGCGTTCAGGTGGGGCCTGCAGCCTTCAGGATCGGTTCGGCATGGCGGGCACCTATCGACCAAATGGTGGAGCTTTACCGCGACTATCCGCAGCCCGATTTCACCGACTTCACTGTGCGGCTGGAGCCTACCGGCTGGCTGCGGAGGTGGCTGCGACCGTCGGTTGCCATCGGTGGCGATTATATGCTGCCCGATGCAGCGCCGTTGCCGCTGGAGCAGGGATTGCTCGCTGCCGAGATGGCGATGAACCTGCAAATGGCGCTCGGTTGGCGACGGCATTTGTTGCTGCACGCCAGCGCGGTTGAGCGCGACGGACGGGTGCTGGTGATGACCGGCCAGTCGGGATCGGGGAAATCGACACTGTCGGCCTTGCTGGGGTCACAAGGCTGGCGGTTTCTGGGCGACGAATTTGTACTGCTTGATCCGATGACGGGGGATGCGGTGCCGTTCCCGCGTCTTATCAGCCTGAAGAATAGCGCGATTGCTGCGATGCTATTAGCGCAGCCCGACGGTCGCTTTGGGCCACTGCTGGCGGGAACGCCCAAAGGCGATATCCGCCACATGGTTCCGCCGTCGGATGCCATTGCGCGGATGGGGCAGAGTGGCACCTCTGCATTGCTGCTCTTTCCGCGTTATGGCTATCCCGGTGCGGTGCGCGAGGTGGCGCCGGGCGAGACCTTCATGCGGCTGACGCAAGCGTCGACCAACTATGTCGCGCTGGGCGAGGCGGGCTTCACCACTTTGACCGGCTTCGTCAGGTCGGTGCCATCGCGCGCGATCGATTATCAGTCGGGCGAAGAGGCCATCGCGCTGGTCGAAAAGCTGTGGGAGCGGCTGGCATGA
- the glmU gene encoding bifunctional UDP-N-acetylglucosamine diphosphorylase/glucosamine-1-phosphate N-acetyltransferase GlmU codes for MSNIAAIILAAGKGTRMKSDLHKVLHPIAGRPMLMHLMASVDALEPAKKVVVVGDKADQLRDALGDSAETVVQEPQLGTGHAVQQAESALKDFDGDVLILYGDVPFVPTSTMQAMIDRLHSDDNPEVVVLGFEPEDTLQYGRIVATGDRIEWMVEHKDATEKQRQTKLCNSGLMAVRSKDLFALLARVTNNNAAGEYYLVDIVNIAVQDGRHCHVVKTDPYDVTGINSRGELAAMEAEWQKRRRVQAMADGASLIAPETVWFSYDTQLGRDVLIEPNVFFGPGVRVADNVKIRANSHIEGAVIGEGCEVGPFARLRPGTVLEEKAKIGNFVETKKAHLGKGAKANHLTYLGDAEIGAKANIGAGTITCNYDGYFKYKTEIGEGAFIGSNSALIAPVKIGRDAIVAAGSAVSRDVADGDLRMVRAEQLVKPGWADRFHDAMRKKKAEKR; via the coding sequence ATGAGCAACATCGCCGCAATCATCCTCGCCGCGGGTAAGGGAACCCGCATGAAATCCGATCTGCACAAGGTGCTGCACCCGATAGCGGGCCGCCCGATGCTGATGCACCTAATGGCGAGTGTCGACGCGCTGGAGCCGGCCAAAAAGGTTGTCGTCGTGGGCGACAAGGCGGATCAACTTCGCGATGCGCTGGGCGATAGCGCGGAAACGGTTGTGCAGGAACCGCAACTGGGCACCGGCCATGCCGTGCAGCAGGCGGAGAGCGCGCTCAAGGACTTCGACGGCGATGTGCTGATCCTTTATGGCGACGTGCCCTTCGTACCGACATCGACGATGCAGGCGATGATTGATCGGCTGCACAGCGATGACAATCCGGAGGTCGTCGTACTCGGATTTGAACCCGAAGACACGCTGCAATATGGTCGCATCGTCGCGACCGGCGACCGCATCGAATGGATGGTCGAACATAAGGATGCGACCGAAAAACAGCGCCAGACCAAGCTGTGCAATTCAGGGCTAATGGCGGTGCGATCAAAAGACCTGTTTGCGCTGCTCGCACGCGTCACCAACAACAATGCGGCGGGCGAATATTATCTCGTCGATATCGTCAATATCGCGGTGCAGGATGGGCGGCATTGCCATGTGGTCAAGACGGATCCCTATGATGTGACCGGCATCAACAGCCGCGGCGAACTGGCGGCGATGGAGGCCGAATGGCAGAAGCGCCGTCGCGTGCAGGCGATGGCCGATGGCGCCAGCCTGATAGCGCCGGAGACTGTCTGGTTTTCCTATGACACGCAGCTTGGCCGCGATGTGCTGATTGAACCCAATGTGTTTTTCGGCCCCGGCGTGCGCGTGGCCGATAATGTGAAGATCCGTGCGAACAGCCATATCGAGGGTGCAGTAATCGGCGAAGGCTGTGAAGTCGGCCCCTTCGCCCGGCTCCGCCCCGGCACGGTGCTGGAGGAAAAGGCGAAGATCGGCAATTTCGTCGAAACCAAGAAAGCGCATCTGGGCAAAGGTGCCAAAGCAAATCATTTGACCTATCTGGGTGACGCCGAAATCGGCGCGAAGGCGAATATCGGCGCGGGCACGATCACCTGCAATTATGACGGCTATTTCAAATATAAGACCGAGATCGGCGAGGGGGCGTTTATCGGCTCCAACAGCGCCCTGATTGCCCCCGTGAAGATCGGCCGTGACGCGATTGTCGCCGCGGGCAGTGCAGTTTCACGCGACGTCGCCGACGGCGACCTCCGCATGGTCCGCGCCGAGCAATTGGTCAAGCCGGGGTGGGCAGATCGCTTCCACGATGCGATGCGGAAGAAGAAAGCCGAGAAGAGGTGA
- a CDS encoding alanine racemase, protein MKRRTFFIGGGALIAAGAGAMLLRPAEEGAMHSDYFKGLAASLGRAGLNRPTLVIDRQRLAANVAAIRQSVDKAGLPLRVVAKSLPSPKLLDFVLAGMGSNRLMVFSAEMLLQLLPQRADANYLMGKPLPASEYARVIDKAGSAAIANVQWLIDTPLRLSEYIEVAKARGVQLNASLEIDVGLHRGGFADPAMLSDTVGAAKKAGVKLSGLMGYDPHVPKMPNPDKTYAATQAAYKNAIGILKSADLDISAMTLNGAGSPTFRRHCKGTVANEVSVGSAFVKPGDFDYDDLADLTPAAFIATPVLKASSDQQLPGLEPLSGALHWWDRNTERGFYIHGGHWLAKPASPEGLQYSKLFGRSSNQELLTGSRKIDLKPGDTIFMRPDQSEALFLQFGDIGVYDGGKIAEYWPTLPVSA, encoded by the coding sequence ATGAAGCGCCGCACCTTCTTTATTGGCGGCGGTGCCTTGATAGCAGCGGGAGCGGGTGCAATGCTGCTGCGCCCGGCAGAGGAGGGAGCGATGCACAGCGACTATTTCAAAGGGCTTGCGGCCTCGCTCGGCCGTGCGGGCCTCAACCGCCCCACGCTGGTGATCGACCGCCAGCGCCTTGCCGCCAATGTCGCCGCGATCCGGCAAAGCGTCGACAAGGCTGGCCTGCCGTTACGCGTTGTTGCCAAGTCACTGCCGTCACCCAAGCTGCTCGACTTTGTCCTCGCTGGCATGGGCAGCAACCGGTTGATGGTGTTCAGCGCGGAAATGCTGCTGCAGTTGCTGCCGCAACGCGCCGACGCCAATTACCTGATGGGCAAGCCCCTCCCCGCCAGCGAATATGCGCGCGTGATCGATAAAGCGGGTAGCGCTGCCATCGCCAATGTGCAGTGGTTGATCGATACGCCGCTGCGCCTCTCCGAATATATCGAGGTGGCAAAGGCACGCGGGGTGCAGTTGAATGCCAGCCTTGAGATCGACGTCGGCCTCCATCGCGGCGGCTTTGCCGATCCGGCTATGCTTTCCGACACGGTCGGGGCCGCGAAAAAGGCCGGCGTAAAGCTCTCAGGCCTGATGGGTTATGACCCGCACGTCCCCAAAATGCCGAACCCGGACAAGACCTATGCGGCGACGCAGGCAGCCTATAAAAACGCTATCGGAATATTGAAGTCTGCCGACCTCGATATCAGCGCAATGACACTCAACGGCGCTGGCAGCCCGACCTTCCGCCGGCATTGCAAGGGAACCGTCGCCAATGAAGTTTCGGTCGGCTCCGCTTTCGTCAAACCCGGCGATTTCGACTATGACGATCTGGCCGACCTTACCCCGGCGGCGTTCATAGCCACACCCGTGCTCAAGGCCAGCAGCGACCAGCAACTACCCGGCCTTGAGCCACTATCAGGCGCACTACACTGGTGGGATCGCAACACCGAACGCGGGTTCTATATCCATGGCGGCCATTGGTTGGCAAAACCCGCATCGCCGGAAGGCCTGCAATATTCCAAGCTGTTCGGCCGCTCTTCCAATCAGGAATTGCTGACCGGATCGCGCAAGATCGACCTGAAACCCGGCGACACCATCTTCATGCGCCCTGATCAGAGCGAGGCGCTGTTCCTTCAGTTTGGGGATATTGGCGTGTATGATGGGGGCAAGATAGCCGAGTATTGGCCGACTTTGCCGGTGAGTGCTTAA
- a CDS encoding ribbon-helix-helix domain-containing protein: protein MGRFLVDVPAEDVRKLDEIAKREGKSRAAVLREAVSNYLEASGKEGFEKYFGLWERHGSTVDGLEYERKLRGEWPGVGDLTPPKKKSKAA, encoded by the coding sequence ATGGGTAGATTCCTCGTAGACGTCCCGGCCGAAGATGTTCGCAAGCTGGATGAAATCGCCAAGCGCGAAGGTAAATCGCGCGCGGCTGTTTTGCGCGAGGCTGTCTCCAATTATCTGGAGGCGAGCGGTAAGGAAGGGTTTGAGAAATATTTCGGGCTGTGGGAACGTCATGGATCGACCGTCGATGGCCTCGAATATGAACGCAAACTTCGCGGCGAATGGCCCGGTGTCGGGGATTTGACGCCACCCAAAAAGAAATCAAAAGCCGCGTGA
- a CDS encoding SDR family NAD(P)-dependent oxidoreductase codes for MTINFKDKVAIVTGAGGGLGRAYALELAKRGAKVVVNDLGGSRDGTGHSDAALKVVEEIKAAGGEAMSNGGSVTEYEQMVEMVAKAKEAWGGVHILINNAGILRDKSFTKMEMADWKLVVDVHLNGSANCTKAVWDLMREQNYGRILMTASSTGLYGNFGQTNYGAAKLGLAGFTKSLYLEGAKYNVKCNTLAPIAATRMTEDILPPAAFAMFDPVNVVPAALFLVSEDAPANVIMGAGAGFFHTANVTMTQGALLEGDDLSPEGVAANFAKISDRTGEIVPQSGGEQSMQAMKLLQAKAG; via the coding sequence ATGACCATCAACTTCAAGGATAAAGTCGCCATTGTGACCGGTGCGGGCGGCGGACTGGGCCGTGCCTATGCACTCGAACTCGCCAAGCGCGGGGCAAAGGTTGTCGTGAACGACCTCGGCGGATCACGCGACGGCACGGGCCATTCGGATGCCGCACTCAAAGTGGTTGAAGAAATCAAGGCGGCTGGCGGTGAAGCGATGTCGAATGGCGGCAGTGTCACCGAATATGAGCAGATGGTCGAAATGGTCGCCAAGGCGAAGGAAGCCTGGGGCGGCGTCCACATCCTGATCAACAATGCCGGCATCTTGCGCGACAAGAGCTTCACCAAGATGGAAATGGCCGACTGGAAACTGGTCGTCGACGTCCATCTCAACGGCTCGGCCAACTGCACCAAGGCGGTCTGGGATCTGATGCGCGAACAAAATTATGGCCGCATCCTGATGACTGCATCATCAACCGGCCTGTACGGCAATTTTGGCCAGACCAACTATGGCGCCGCCAAACTCGGCCTCGCCGGCTTCACCAAGTCGCTCTATCTTGAAGGCGCAAAGTACAACGTGAAATGCAACACGCTGGCCCCGATCGCGGCGACCCGCATGACCGAAGACATTCTGCCGCCCGCGGCTTTCGCAATGTTCGATCCGGTCAATGTCGTTCCGGCGGCTCTCTTCCTCGTTTCCGAAGATGCGCCTGCCAATGTTATCATGGGCGCAGGTGCGGGCTTCTTCCACACCGCCAACGTCACCATGACGCAGGGCGCGCTGCTGGAAGGTGACGATCTGTCGCCCGAAGGTGTGGCCGCAAACTTTGCCAAGATCAGCGACCGCACCGGCGAAATCGTTCCCCAGTCGGGTGGCGAACAGTCGATGCAGGCGATGAAGCTGCTGCAGGCAAAGGCTGGCTAA
- a CDS encoding D-arabinono-1,4-lactone oxidase, which produces MKLGRRALLGGAGLLALGFGGLAGRRMWLSREPDLPEPIDTKGRALWSNWAGNEHSYPVVRAAPANEAELAALLPKAQTPVRPVGSGHSFTALVPTEGTLLSLDRLSGLVRHDAASMTATVRAGTKLSALGPLLAGIGQEMPNLPDINKQTLAGALATGTHGTGKGVKAIHGEVTAMRLVLPNGEVAECSRDVRPELFHAARVSLGAFGVLSEVTLQNRPLERVKKVVSLVDTDDMLRQWPALAEKHRNAEFLVLPFTGKSALITHDTTTEPVTPRGPDGDTDTLMDLKSLRDLFEFTPELRRKAAQSAMADIPPDIAIDEGWKLLSNERPVRFKEMEYHLPIAEQVGVLREIIRRIESDARGVFFPIEARIIAPDDAWLSPFYERESGSIAVHAWYKEDHDWMYKLAEPVFREAGGRPHWGKLHSLGAQDFQRLYPQFAEADAVRRSVDPEGRMLNPFLKRIFG; this is translated from the coding sequence ATGAAACTGGGCCGTCGCGCATTATTGGGAGGAGCCGGGTTGTTGGCGCTGGGCTTCGGCGGGCTGGCCGGACGCCGAATGTGGCTAAGCCGGGAGCCTGACCTGCCCGAACCCATTGATACAAAGGGTCGCGCGCTCTGGTCAAACTGGGCCGGAAATGAACATTCCTATCCCGTCGTCCGCGCTGCACCGGCCAATGAGGCCGAACTCGCCGCCCTGCTGCCCAAAGCGCAGACGCCGGTACGTCCCGTAGGCTCCGGCCACAGTTTTACCGCACTGGTCCCGACCGAAGGCACCTTGCTCTCTCTCGATCGGCTGAGCGGGCTTGTGCGGCACGATGCGGCGTCGATGACCGCGACTGTTCGCGCGGGTACGAAACTTTCCGCGCTCGGTCCGCTTCTCGCGGGCATCGGGCAGGAAATGCCCAACCTGCCCGATATCAACAAACAGACGCTGGCGGGTGCGTTGGCCACAGGCACGCATGGTACGGGCAAGGGCGTAAAGGCAATCCATGGCGAAGTGACCGCGATGCGGCTGGTTCTGCCCAATGGCGAAGTGGCGGAATGCAGCCGCGATGTGCGGCCCGAACTGTTCCATGCTGCTCGGGTATCGCTGGGTGCCTTTGGCGTGTTGAGCGAAGTCACCTTGCAGAACCGCCCGCTAGAACGGGTGAAGAAGGTCGTTTCGCTAGTCGACACCGACGACATGCTGCGCCAATGGCCTGCGCTCGCCGAAAAGCATCGCAACGCCGAATTTCTCGTCCTGCCCTTTACCGGCAAATCGGCGCTCATCACCCACGACACCACGACCGAACCGGTTACCCCGCGCGGGCCCGACGGCGATACCGATACGCTGATGGACCTTAAATCGCTGCGCGACCTGTTCGAATTTACGCCCGAGTTACGCCGAAAAGCGGCGCAATCTGCAATGGCGGATATCCCGCCCGACATCGCCATCGATGAAGGCTGGAAGCTGCTGTCAAACGAGCGACCGGTGCGTTTCAAGGAAATGGAATATCACCTGCCAATCGCCGAGCAAGTTGGCGTGCTGCGCGAAATCATCCGCCGGATCGAAAGCGACGCGCGCGGTGTGTTCTTCCCCATCGAAGCCCGCATCATCGCCCCAGACGATGCCTGGCTATCCCCTTTTTACGAACGCGAAAGCGGCTCGATAGCGGTGCACGCCTGGTACAAGGAAGACCATGACTGGATGTACAAGCTGGCCGAGCCCGTATTCCGCGAAGCTGGGGGGCGCCCGCATTGGGGCAAGCTGCACTCGCTCGGCGCGCAGGATTTCCAGCGGCTCTATCCGCAATTTGCCGAGGCGGATGCCGTTCGGCGTTCGGTCGATCCCGAAGGCCGGATGCTCAATCCGTTCCTGAAACGGATTTTCGGATGA
- a CDS encoding HPr-rel-A system PqqD family peptide chaperone, translating into MANSETLYLAEPADARIVEPLDMMTLIYQRRSGITHLVGEPVPQMLEAMGSDAVSVAMLASRLAASFELGGQDDAVALITERLEELAELGLVERSSNA; encoded by the coding sequence GTGGCCAATTCCGAAACCCTTTATTTGGCAGAACCCGCCGACGCCCGCATTGTCGAACCGCTCGACATGATGACGCTGATTTATCAGCGGCGTTCTGGCATCACGCATTTGGTCGGCGAGCCAGTACCGCAGATGCTCGAAGCGATGGGTAGTGATGCGGTTAGTGTCGCAATGCTGGCGTCGCGATTGGCGGCCAGTTTTGAACTGGGCGGGCAGGATGATGCGGTCGCCTTGATCACCGAACGGCTGGAGGAACTTGCCGAGCTTGGGCTGGTGGAGCGCAGCAGCAATGCATGA
- a CDS encoding OprO/OprP family phosphate-selective porin, whose amino-acid sequence MKFARKLLLGSAATAAMLVSNPALAQSNDAEMEVLRAEVAALKAQLAELSAKVEKVAATPAPAPAPVAAAATEKKPAAEISWKGAPEIKGEGGWSFKPRGRLQIDAASINPSDTIATNSLGTTARVRRAQFGIDGTIPGGFGYRVEADIGSGSAELTDMYLTYKANKELTITLGQHKPFWGLEELTSDLFTSFNERAAYHGAFGFERRVGLSATYAGKNVLLQGGIFADNAADLNGDGSNNSRSFDGRIVFMPKLGNTQLHLGASGHSRRFNDFSSTARYRARPFTRTTDTRFVDTRGFLANGEDSFGVEALASNGRFHASAESHWLTAKRIGAFADPTFNGGYAEVGYFLTKDSLAYKGGVVDRTKPSNPLGKGGIGAVQVNARYDWVDLSDDVIVGGKQQTYGLSLVWTPTEYVRFMANYGHLELTDAAVLAGGDGDYSADVFGMRAQIDF is encoded by the coding sequence ATGAAATTCGCACGCAAATTGCTGCTCGGCAGCGCCGCCACAGCCGCCATGTTGGTTTCCAATCCGGCGCTCGCACAATCGAACGACGCCGAGATGGAGGTGCTGCGGGCCGAAGTTGCCGCGTTGAAAGCGCAACTGGCCGAGCTGTCGGCCAAGGTTGAAAAGGTAGCGGCGACGCCTGCACCTGCACCCGCCCCGGTGGCTGCCGCTGCCACTGAAAAGAAGCCTGCTGCCGAAATTTCCTGGAAGGGCGCGCCCGAGATAAAGGGTGAGGGCGGTTGGAGCTTCAAGCCGCGCGGTCGCCTTCAGATCGACGCCGCTTCGATCAACCCGTCGGACACCATCGCGACCAACAGCCTTGGCACCACGGCGCGGGTACGCCGTGCACAATTCGGTATCGACGGCACCATACCCGGCGGTTTCGGGTACCGCGTCGAAGCCGATATCGGCAGCGGTTCGGCTGAACTGACCGACATGTACCTGACATACAAGGCGAATAAGGAACTGACGATAACCCTTGGCCAGCACAAGCCCTTCTGGGGTCTGGAAGAGCTGACGAGCGACCTGTTCACCAGCTTCAACGAGCGTGCCGCTTATCATGGTGCCTTCGGGTTCGAACGGCGTGTCGGCCTGTCTGCGACTTATGCAGGCAAAAATGTGCTGCTGCAGGGCGGCATTTTCGCTGACAATGCCGCTGACCTCAATGGCGATGGCTCCAACAACAGCCGCAGCTTTGACGGCCGCATCGTGTTCATGCCCAAGCTTGGAAATACACAGTTGCACCTCGGCGCATCGGGCCACAGCCGCCGTTTCAATGATTTTTCGAGCACCGCGCGCTATCGCGCCCGCCCGTTTACCCGCACCACCGACACGCGTTTCGTCGATACCCGCGGGTTCCTGGCGAACGGTGAGGACAGTTTCGGCGTTGAAGCCTTGGCGAGCAATGGCCGTTTCCATGCAAGTGCGGAAAGCCACTGGCTGACTGCCAAGCGGATCGGAGCCTTTGCCGACCCGACCTTCAATGGTGGTTATGCCGAAGTCGGTTACTTCCTGACCAAGGATTCACTCGCCTATAAGGGTGGCGTGGTCGACCGGACCAAACCCTCTAACCCGCTGGGCAAAGGCGGTATCGGCGCGGTTCAGGTCAACGCTCGCTATGACTGGGTCGACCTTTCGGACGACGTCATTGTTGGCGGCAAACAGCAGACTTATGGCTTGTCACTAGTCTGGACCCCGACCGAATATGTGCGCTTCATGGCCAATTACGGCCACCTTGAATTGACCGACGCGGCTGTCCTTGCAGGCGGTGACGGCGATTATTCGGCGGACGTTTTCGGGATGCGCGCGCAGATCGATTTCTGA
- a CDS encoding HAD family hydrolase: MTRPFPFDIVGFDLDGTLLDTSIELAASLNHALGSIGRPPIATDGVKALVGMGTRHMLTLGLQQSGEAEGETIRALHPVLIDHYRANLGSNCPPFPGLVDAIDQLQAMDVKLAVVTNKFESLAVQLLGNVGLAERFVTIIGGDTMGKGNGKPKPDPIHEMIARCGGGRAAYVGDSIHDVHASRAAGIPSVAVAFGFLSQPAEELGADAVINHYDELIENLELLGAIR, encoded by the coding sequence ATGACCCGCCCATTCCCATTCGACATTGTCGGCTTCGATCTTGATGGCACGCTGCTCGATACCAGCATCGAACTTGCCGCCTCGCTAAATCATGCGCTGGGAAGCATCGGGCGGCCGCCCATTGCGACCGATGGCGTCAAAGCGCTGGTCGGCATGGGCACGCGCCACATGCTGACTTTGGGGTTGCAACAATCGGGCGAAGCAGAGGGAGAGACGATCCGCGCGCTCCACCCCGTGCTGATCGACCATTATCGCGCCAATCTGGGCAGCAATTGCCCGCCCTTCCCCGGCTTGGTCGACGCCATTGACCAGTTGCAGGCGATGGATGTGAAACTCGCCGTCGTGACCAACAAATTCGAAAGCCTCGCGGTCCAACTGCTCGGCAATGTCGGGCTGGCAGAGCGGTTCGTCACCATCATCGGCGGCGACACGATGGGGAAAGGCAATGGCAAGCCCAAGCCCGATCCCATCCACGAAATGATTGCGCGCTGCGGCGGTGGCCGGGCGGCCTATGTTGGCGACTCTATCCACGATGTGCATGCTTCGCGCGCGGCGGGCATTCCGAGCGTTGCGGTGGCCTTCGGCTTCCTCAGCCAGCCTGCGGAGGAATTGGGCGCCGACGCGGTAATCAACCATTATGATGAGCTAATCGAGAATTTAGAGCTTTTGGGAGCAATCCGATGA
- a CDS encoding TetR/AcrR family transcriptional regulator, which translates to MPRKPLQKRSIATLEKLLDAAGELLAEVGVERVSTNLVAARAGVTPPTLYHYFDDKYALLTALGMRLMEAQNALVPLEPGQGEDTIAKSLLDHVELTRQSPGGPWVMRMLRAVPQLAEVRLASHRTLAEALVQRALALEPRQDRASLERRARLAVDLGYAAIELVFDEPELDSREIMQDAARAIRALLA; encoded by the coding sequence GTGCCGCGGAAGCCTCTCCAGAAGCGATCGATCGCCACGCTCGAAAAGCTGCTTGATGCGGCGGGCGAGCTGTTAGCCGAAGTCGGCGTGGAGCGGGTGAGCACCAATTTGGTGGCGGCAAGGGCAGGGGTGACACCGCCGACGCTCTACCATTATTTCGATGACAAATATGCCCTGCTCACCGCGCTGGGTATGCGGTTGATGGAGGCGCAAAATGCGCTGGTCCCGCTCGAGCCGGGGCAGGGGGAGGATACTATCGCCAAGTCATTGCTCGACCATGTCGAACTGACACGGCAGAGCCCCGGCGGACCATGGGTGATGCGGATGTTGCGCGCGGTACCGCAATTGGCCGAGGTGCGGCTGGCGTCGCATCGGACGCTGGCAGAGGCTTTGGTGCAGCGTGCACTGGCATTGGAGCCGCGGCAGGATCGAGCCAGTTTGGAGCGCCGTGCGCGGCTGGCGGTCGATTTGGGTTATGCGGCTATCGAACTCGTCTTCGACGAACCCGAGCTCGATAGCCGGGAAATCATGCAGGATGCGGCCCGGGCGATCCGGGCCTTGCTGGCTTAG